Proteins from one Fragaria vesca subsp. vesca linkage group LG6, FraVesHawaii_1.0, whole genome shotgun sequence genomic window:
- the LOC101309862 gene encoding tRNA (guanosine(18)-2'-O)-methyltransferase-like, whose amino-acid sequence MAACRTLIHTSLSSIGSTLRPQFTPLLNLCFSPLLSPNKGLRLSQNNLPHRPHASIAAAEAADFEAPSPISETLDPPESQDTVEHLLTHRDDVVKLMKMERRRSGCGGGGRWFPYLDRFNCGGAYVTSGEILEAVDPIIMDVRKERFRNVVRNRSYSVCLVVEGLGDFGNVSAVFRSADALGIQSVHVLSCDASKRYRENRHVSMGAEKWLDIELWDSTQECFEVLTSRGYRIATTHVGMDAVSIYNMDWSCPTAIVVGNENRGISDEALDLSDLHCSIPMKGMVDSFNVSVAAGILMHHAVCDRTSRLGSHGDLTPEENQILLAEFSLRHSKNSISIAHEYAKRKAALLTPRL is encoded by the exons ATGGCGGCCTGCAGGACCCTAATCCACACTTCTCTCTCTTCAATCGGCTCCACTCTCCGGCCCCAATTCACCCCTCTTCTCAATCTCTGCTTCTCTCCTCTCCTTTCCCCCAATAAAG GGCTCAGACTCTCCCAGAACAACCTCCCTCATCGGCCGCACGCTTCAATTGCAGCAGCAGAAGCCGCAGATTTCGAAGCTCCGTCCCCAATTTCCGAAACCCTAGATCCGCCGGAGTCACAAGACACGGTGGAGCACCTCCTCACGCACCGGGACGACGTCGTGAAGCTCATGAAAATGGAACGCCGCCGGAGCGGCTGCGGCGGCGGCGGGCGGTGGTTTCCGTACCTGGACAGGTTCAACTGCGGCGGTGCTTACGTTACGAGTGGTGAGATACTGGAGGCGGTGGATCCGATTATAATGGATGTGAGGAAGGAGAGGTTTCGGAATGTGGTGAGGAACCGGAGCTACTCGGTGTGCTTGGTGGTGGAGGGGTTGGGAGATTTTGGGAATGTCTCTGCGGTGTTCCGGTCCGCCGACGCGCTTGGGATTCAGTCGGTTCATGTGCTCTCTTGTGACGCTTCGAAAAG GTACAGAGAAAATCGACATGTGAGCATGGGAGCTGAGAAATGGTTGGATATTGAACTTTGGGACTCCACTCAAGAATGCTTTGAAGTTCTAACATCGCGTGGTTATCGAATTGCCACAACACATGTGGGGATGGATGCG GTGTCTATTTACAACATGGACTGGTCTTGCCCAACTGCAATAGTTGTCGGAAATGAAAATAG GGGAATAAGTGATGAGGCCCTGGATTTGTCAGATTTGCATTGCAGTATTCCAATGAAAGGGATGGTGGATTCTTTCAATGTTTCAGTTGCTGCTGGCATTCTCATGCACCATGCTGTTTGTGATAGAACTTCTCGCCTG GGCAGTCATGGTGATCTGACACCTGAAGAGAACCAAATTCTTCTTGCTGAGTTCTCTCTGCGTCACAGCAAGAATTCAATTAGCATTGCTCACGAGTACGCAAAGCGGAAGGCAGCTTTGCTCACACCAAGGCTTTGA
- the LOC101310149 gene encoding hydroquinone glucosyltransferase-like, producing MSDSQIRELSKGLETSGYRFLWVLKTSKVDKDDIQEVSDMVGESFMERTKNKGIVLKAWVSQQDILEHPAIGGFVNHCGWNSVMEAAREGIPVLAWPQHGDQSVNAEIVEKAGLGIWERKWGWGLEGLVSAEEIRNKIVELMEHEKVRSCSKKVGEEARKASGIDGRSEKVVKEIMQSLMQKRN from the coding sequence ATGTCGGATTCACAGATAAGAGAGCTCTCAAAAGGGTTGGAGACAAGTGGATATAGGTTCTTGTGGGTACTGAAGACTAGTAAAGTTGATAAGGATGATATACAAGAGGTGAGTGATATGGTGGGAGAGTCATTTATGGAGAGAACAAAGAACAAGGGCATTGTATTGAAAGCTTGGGTAAGCCAGCAGGATATTCTAGAACATCCAGCCATTGGAGGGTTTGTGAATCACTGCGGTTGGAACTCGGTTATGGAAGCGGCCCGGGAAGGCATTCCGGTGCTGGCGTGGCCGCAACATGGGGATCAAAGCGTGAACGCTGAGATTGTGGAGAAGGCAGGGTTAGGGATATGGGAGAGGAAATGGGGTTGGGGACTTGAAGGGTTGGTGAGTGCTGAAGAGATAAGAAATAAGATTGTGGAGCTGATGGAACATGAGAAGGTGAGGAGTTGTTCTAAAAAGGTTGGGGAAGAGGCTAGGAAAGCTAGTGGGATTGATGGCAGATCTGAGAAGGTGGTCAAGGAAATCATGCAGTCTTTGATGCAGAAGAGAAACTAG
- the LOC101310443 gene encoding hydroquinone glucosyltransferase-like — protein sequence MGESFMERTKNKGIVLKAWVSQQDILEHPAIGGFVNHCGWNSVMEAAREGIPVLAWPQHGDQRVNAEIVEKAGLGIWERKWGWGLEGLASAEEIRNKIVELMEHEKVRSCSKKVGEEARKASGVDGKSEKVVMEIMQSLMQKRN from the coding sequence ATGGGAGAGTCATTTATGGAGAGAACAAAGAACAAGGGCATTGTATTGAAAGCTTGGGTAAGCCAGCAGGACATTCTAGAACATCCAGCCATTGGAGGGTTTGTGAATCACTGCGGTTGGAACTCGGTTATGGAAGCGGCCCGGGAAGGGATTCCGGTGCTGGCGTGGCCGCAACATGGGGATCAAAGAGTGAACGCTGAGATTGTGGAGAAGGCAGGGTTAGGGATATGGGAGAGGAAATGGGGATGGGGACTTGAAGGGTTGGCGAGTGCTGAAGAGATAAGAAATAAGATTGTGGAGCTGATGGAACATGAGAAGGTGAGGAGTTGTTCTAAAAAGGTTGGGGAAGAGGCTAGGAAAGCTAGTGGGGTTGATGGAAAATCTGAGAAGGTGGTCATGGAAATCATGCAGTCTTTGATGCAGAAGAGAAACTAG
- the LOC101310731 gene encoding putative nuclease HARBI1-like yields MLPRRSVYFPSKRMLAYGASADQCAEYCRMAKSTSIECLQRFTRGIVALYSANYLRAPNPADLKRLLAKGERRGFPGMIGSIDCMHWQWKNCPSGWAGEYSGRKHIPTIILEAVASYDTWIWHAFFGMPGSCNDLNVLAKSSLFDELTAGRAPKIEFQVNNRVHKLGYYLADGIYLRWATFVKTIPHPTRPKDITFSKAQEGYRKDVERCFGILQSRFGIIRGAARGWDKEDLRYIMLACIILHNMIVEDERPAVSDDDLESDEEEENNMRPRIAEVWDGPTGEDFDEVGRDSHTFEGFIERYNAIRCPYEHSDLQADLIEHLWQFQGNVNV; encoded by the coding sequence ATGCTGCCAAGAAGGTCGGTTTACTTCCCCAGCAAACGGATGCTTGCCTACGGCGCATCCGCAGATCAATGTGCGGAGTATTGCCGGATGGCAAAATCTACCTCTATCGAGTGCCTCCAACGATTTACAAGAGGAATTGTTGCTCTTTACTCAGCAAATTACCTTAGAGCTCCTAATCCAGCCGATCTAAAAAGACTTCTCGCTAAAGGTGAAAGGCGAGGCTTTCCCGGGATGATTGGGAGCATCGACTGCATGCATTGGCAATGGAAGAATTGTCCATCCGGTTGGGCTGGTGAATATAGTGGTAGAAAACACATCCCCACTATCATTCTTGAAGCGGTCGCATCATACGACACTTGGATATGGCACGCCTTCTTTGGAATGCCCGGGTCATGCAACGACCTTAATGTCCTAGCAAAATCCTCGTTGTTTGACGAGCTTACTGCCGGTCGAGCGCCTAAGATCGAGTTCCAAGTGAATAACAGAGTCCACAAGTTAGGCTACTATCTTGCCGACGGTATATATCTTAGGTGGGCAACTTTCGTCAAAACTATTCCACATCCCACCCGTCCTAAAGATATTACATTTTCCAAGGCCCAAGAAGGATATAGGAAGGATGTGGAAAGGTGTTTTGGTATTTTGCAATCACGCTTTGGTATTATTAGAGGAGCAGCTCGCGGTTGGGATAAAGAAGATCTTCGATACATCATGTTGGCTTGTATTATTTTACACAACATGATAGTGGAGGATGAACGCCCTGCTGTTAGTGATGATGATTTGGAGTCCGATGAAGAAGAGGAAAACAATATGAGGCCTAGAATAGCCGAAGTTTGGGATGGACCAACCGGTGAAGACTTTGATGAAGTTGGTAGAGATAGTCATACCTTTGAAGGGTTCATAGAGCGATACAATGCAATTAGATGTCCGTACGAGCACTCCGACCTTCAAGCAGATCTCATAGAGCATTTGTGGCAATTTCAAGGCAACGTGAATGTCTAG
- the LOC101311023 gene encoding probable mitochondrial saccharopine dehydrogenase-like oxidoreductase At5g39410-like, with protein DLIILGASGFTGKYVVKEALKFLNTPSSPLTSLALAGRNPTKLSQTLTWAAAPNPPPPSVPILTADTSDPQSLRRLCSQTHLVLNCVGPFRLYGEPVVAACVESGCDYLDICGEPEFMERMEASYFDKAAEKGSLVISACGFDSVPAELGVMFNSRQWEGAAVPNRVEAYLSLESDKRIAGNFGTFESAVLGVANADKLMELRRSRPKKPRPQIPGPPPSKGPIIEHQKKIGLWAVKLPSADAIVVRRTLGALTENPGGLPGRNETDEHIKKREAFWSTVKPAHFGVKMGTKSLLGIIRIMIVGLFLGLLGQFSFGRWLLLKFPSFFSVGWFRKEGPSDEEVRSASFKMWFVGHGFSDRSLVSQGNTKPDMEIVTRVMGPEIGYLTTPIILLQCALIVLSQRDDLPKGGVFPAGIVFGPTDLQERLQENGVTFDVISKNAISH; from the exons GACCTCATCATCCTCGGCGCCTCCGGCTTCACCGGCAAGTACGTCGTCAAAGAAGCCCTCAAGTTCCTCAACACTCCCTCCTCACCTCTCACCTCTCTCGCCTTAGCCGGCCGCAACCCCACCAAGCTCTCTCAAACCCTCACATGGGCCGCCGCCCCAAACCCTCCACCGCCCTCCGTTCCCATCCTCACCGCCGACACCTCCGACCCTCAGTCCCTCCGCCGCCTCTGCTCCCAAACCCACCTCGTCCTCAACTGCGTGGGACCCTTCCGCCTCTACGGCGAGCCCGTCGTCGCTGCATGCGTGGAAAGCGGCTGCGACTATCTCGACATATGCGGAGAGCCGGAGTTCATGGAGAGGATGGAGGCGAGTTACTTTGATAAGGCGGCGGAGAAGGGTAGTTTGGTCATTTCGGCATGCGGGTTTGACTCTGTTCCGGCGGAGCTTGGAGTGATGTTTAACTCGAGGCAGTGGGAGGGGGCGGCGGTACCGAATAGGGTGGAGGCTTATTTGAGCTTGGAGAGTGATAAGAGGATTGCGGGGAACTTTGGGACGTTTGAGTCGGCGGTGTTGGGTGTGGCCAATGCGGATAAGTTGATGGAGCTCCGGCGGTCCAGGCCAAAAAAACCGAGGCCGCAA ATTCCTGGTCCTCCTCCTTCTAAAGGACCAATTATTGAACACCAGAAAAAGATTGGTCTTTGGGCTGTGAAGCTACCTTCAGCAGATGCTATTGTTGTACGAAGAACACTTGGTGCTCTGACTGAAAATCCTGGTGGTCTTCCAGGGAGGAATGAGACTGATGAACATATTAAGAAAAGAGAAGCCTTCTGGTCAACAGTGAAGCCAGCTCATTTTGGGGTGAAGATGGGCACCAAGTCTCTGTTGGGCATTATTCGGATCATGATTGTTGGACTCTTTCTTGGGCTCTTGGGTCAATTTTCCTTTGGGAGGTGGCTGCTTTTAAAGTTTCCCTCATTCTTCAGTGTTGGATGGTTCAGAAAGGAGGGTCCCTCAGATGAGGAGGTGAGAAGTGCTTCTTTTAAGATGTGGTTTGTTGGACATGGTTTCAGCGACAGGAGTCTTGTTTCTCAGGGAAACACAAAACCTGATATGGAAATAGTAACAAGAGTTATGGGACCTGAAATTGGATACCTAACGACCCCGATAATTCTACTTCAATGTGCTCTTATTGTTTTGAGCCAACGTGACGACCTTCCAAAGGGAGGAGTTTTCCCAGCTGGGATTGTATTTGGACCAACTGATCTTCAAGAAAGGCTTCAAGAAAATGGAGTTACTTTTGATGTTATATCGAAGAATGCTATTTCTCATTAA